One region of Osmia lignaria lignaria isolate PbOS001 chromosome 7, iyOsmLign1, whole genome shotgun sequence genomic DNA includes:
- the LOC143305421 gene encoding uncharacterized protein LOC143305421 isoform X2, with product MRALNPRSLQLPTIFRLFPPSFLCLFLLLLVVRAGEARSVHHDEEDQGQTGTKVSSIVSKGGAQLTPEKTEAISVSEQVRGKVVASGSHGIEGGQNSGSEVGHGLDVRDLEKGEAKEIDEVRAEGSQVLNEDEEASVAKKRRRNDVALTGKPEFRESEGNPVDEIRDEGIRRFDVRVDADGVASSPSKEESKPSESRVRIQEVKESKDEIPSSFRKSVKLNEENIVKNKKEIGSSGRSNIEENEESLENRGYRSLSESQGKSRHKSSTVYLSAEEKKISDGQQQSIVEGQIKKLISIRDDVLDAQKTEKTESSKIAGSKREIGMDEVAFMEQEVEGEHGGKGNGQKSGRAQDLHRVRLITPDAVVYNILQDALESYPSDQTLISYIDPKNETLKKLLTSNQLSILQMAEKFLPEALRREYSDRMFSCVRRFEYFSCVKYFAWPLIKQYFPALPAFPDYQSWYPIIDLTPQYPILPFPGFSEDVGELPEVVDADATRTRRPRPEAIIIQVLQNTLKEQPRISSSPSFLDQSTDYVPLLPQDQLLTINMAEQLIPISYRPEFVQKTVRCMKEYNYLTCIKYSAWPTVRQFIPTLPDISSLLPDFHVPALSDIGSYVPEIPTYPDLSFYWPISGASVENPTNAPTYYTLKNREGAPQSSDELEILILDILLNLRISIDKSSESSPIILTGNTITFTTFTKRQIDILRLAECLVPPSARATLITDVLTYLQKNNNFIDCARYVIWPTIGRYLQNLPEFPSLENARNPISSTNAQNLLEIRETVTNTGDLVQERVIPETEEKKIAIPFQDKESRNRVTNVPVISVSGTRFVPIFTEQPETVISNILRSVQIQSFKTNARPPSTIKNQQFLDLLNDQQGNIVSIVDTLLPENVRPDFANKMIECLRENNFLLCTRDIIWPTLTQYFPWLPSFPNFGIGSIVIDNSTISTPVQNITEPGVSSDTRLSETDVKTGQHGDTTVTITDTRFFPIYNELPETIILNILKAVQLSLPNLPGSPVAARIGELSRYLTEQQINIVQIAENLLPVPSRADFIENIVPCFRDRNFLTCTRDIVWPTLAQSYPWMPSFPNFGSLPQLPATGSGSIRFQVFLAENPSASLEAQTSRNNVNQKATELAFEDVEQKIENILLDALKKSNAQFEKSYLNNSDPAASHLNERQINIINLARRIIPASNRTPYVARMLDCTKRYNYLACTNNVTWPILKQFIPSLPDLVSLSELLIQFPSIVQIPEYIGIPAADSLANYFLGTSQPSAIPQIPTGISQLPTVIPQLPANPGSGGSNQNSSASLIPSRSGTEEIQATKTSSITPSVGNEGVIPEYAGQPSGILLDISNEKVNLPGNASQLGTTDSTKVKSRKRRSSSEIFNTYYETENASDSSTSTPNTFPNITESEYLQLLIRIRENAKQTGTGFQKSKQYLVDGLNSTIRDSLTADQYEILKIVEDLDDRGSGKGIGSQVIQCILSLSFIRCVGIFVWPLIVSNLPSLLPSLPSFGIFGRSMETENQVQQFFDMSTEDFEKELLKRKNSIEQLLLDWYRKLAEDEYQVNVGFLKIKGYGNNEVGISVTGFREGRGAKIKDNKNLPSILTIISDIMEEVLDQRPEGEKPKKEKDKKERSIDDLEHRDIDIQFLKDSEEYLDIKRSMNDDEIIAMFLNKIKSSDPGVDDDNVKYFDLEDAYNAFGVLFGTKLHEKLARNADSQLGSLDENVESRKEVDIVSLESQKGFDELKVLPLSQITYDFEKESPGDQEEKQRQKRAKNLFKSFLEKHSDNYLRDSDAEKVEDVDENKIIVEEPEEKSRRSGLIIRLPQLDDQIISKKMTNSMTELARGMKMKMGQMLPGFGMVLSFLIQIGLAHARAAASMAGMISNMALGSAIVGMIRDSFFGGNSHPQIKYVYDNHKTGPGITWPSQYGHRHGY from the exons ATGAGAGCACTCAACCCGCGAAGCCTACAGCTACCAACTATCTTCCGTCTCttccctccttccttcctttgtCTTTTCCTTCTGTTACTCGTTGTACGAGCTGGCGAAGCTCGCAGTGTGCACCACGATGAAGAGGACCAGGGTCAGACCGGGACGAAGGTTTCGTCGATCGTAAGCAAAGGCGGCGCGCAGCTAACTCCGGAGAAGACGGAAGCGATTAGTGTATCGGAACAAGTACGAGGAAAGGTGGTAGCCTCTGGGAGCCATGGAATCGAAGGAGGGCAGAATTCAGGATCGGAAGTTGGACACGGATTGGACGTCCGCGATCTCGAGAAAGGAGAAGCGAAGGAGATCGACGAGGTTCGCGCGGAAGGAAGTCAGGTATTGAACGAAGACGAAGAGGCTAGCGTGGCGAAGAAACGGAGACGAAACGATGTGGCGCTGACCGGTAAGCCCGAGTTTCGCGAAAGCGAAGGCAATCCCGTCGACGAGATTAGGGACGAAGGGATCAGACGGTTCGATGTTCGAGTGGACGCGGACGGTGTTGCTTCTTCCCCTTCAAAGGAAGAATCAAAGCCCTCCGAGAGTCGTGTTCGAATTCAAGAGGTGAAAGAATCGAAAGACGAAATTCCTAGCTCTTTTCGAAAATCAGTCAAGCTAAACGAGGAGAATATCgttaagaataaaaaagaaattggctCGAGCGGACGTTCGAATATCGAAGAGAACGAGGAATCGTTGGAGAACAGGGGATACAGATCGTTGAGCGAATCCCAGGGTAAATCCAGACACAAAAGTTCAACCGTTTATCTGAGCGCCGAAGAGAAGAAGATATCGGACGGACAACAGCAGTCGATCGTCGAGGGACAGATTAAAAAGTTGATATCGATTCGCGACGATGTTTTGGATGCTCAGAAAACGGAGAAGACGGAGAGCTCGAAGATCGCCGGTTCGAAACGGGAGATCGGAATGGACGAGGTTGCCTTCATGGAGCAGGAGGTTGAAGGGGAACACGGAGGCAAG GGTAACGGGCAAAAGTCCGGTAGGGCTCAAGATCTTCACCGGGTCAGATTGATCACTCCGGACGCCGTGGTGTACAATATCCTTCAGGATGCTCTGGAATCGTATCCCAGCGATCAGACGCTGATATCCTACATCGATCCTAAGAACGAGACGCTGAAGAAATTGTTGACCTCCAATCAGCTGAGCATCCTTCAGATGGCTGAGAAATTCTTACCGGAAGCGTTGCGAAGAGAGTACTCGGACAGAATGTTCTCCTGCGTCAGAAGATTCGAATATTTCAGCTGCGTCAAATACTTTGCTTGGCCTCTCATCAAACAATACTTCCCAGCGCTGCCTGCTTTCCCGGATTACCAAAGTTGGTACCCGATCATCGATCTGACACCGCAGTATCCGATCTTGCCGTTCCCCGGCTTCTCGGAGGATGTCGGAGAGCTACCAGAGGTGGTGGACGCCGATGCCACCAGGACGAGGAGACCCAGACCGGAAGCGATAATCATTCAGGTCCTTCAGAACACTTTGAAAGAACAACCGCGTATATCGAGCTCGCCATCATTCTTGGATCAGTCGACGGATTACGTTCCTCTCTTACCTCAGGATCAACTGTTGACCATCAACATGGCCGAGCAATTGATTCCGATCTCTTATCGACCGGAGTTTGTTCAAAAGACCGTCAGATGCATGAAGGAGTACAACTATCTGACTTGTATCAAATACTCGGCCTGGCCTACCGTCAGACAGTTCATACCCACCTTGCCGGATATTTCCAGTCTGTTGCCCGATTTTCACGTTCCAGCATTGTCGGATATCGGCAGCTACGTGCCGGAAATTCCAACTTATCCAGATTTGAGCTTCTACTGGCCCATTAGCGGCGCTTCCGTTGAAAACCCCACCAACGCGCCAACTTATTACACCTTGAAGAATCGCGAAGGTGCACCGCAGTCTTCTGACGAATTAGAGATCTTGATCCTGGATATCCTGCTGAATCTACGGATCTCCATCGATAAATCTTCGGAAAGTTCGCCGATTATCTTAACCGGAAACACGATAACGTTCACGACGTTCACCAAGAGACAGATCGATATTTTGCGTTTAGCAGAGTGTCTTGTACCGCCTTCCGCTCGAGCAACGTTGATCACGGATGTTCTTACTTATCTCCAGAAGAACAACAACTTTATAGATTGCGCCAGGTACGTAATTTGGCCGACGATCGGCAGGTACCTGCAGAATTTACCCGAATTTCCGAGTTTGGAGAACGCGAGGAACCCGATTAGTTCGACGAACGCTCAGAATTTATTGGAGATCAGGGAAACGGTGACGAACACCGGCGACTTGGTGCAGGAACGGGTCATTCCGGAGACAGAGGAGAAGAAAATTGCTATCCCTTTCCAGGACAAGGAATCACGAAACAGGGTAACGAACGTTCCAGTGATCAGTGTGTCTGGTACAAGATTCGTTCCCATATTCACGGAACAGCCAGAGACGGTGATAAGTAACATTCTCCGATCCGTTCAGATCCAGTCGTTCAAAACTAACGCGAGACCTCCGTCGACCATCAAGAATCAACAATTTCTCGATTTGCTTAACGACCAGCAAGGAAACATCGTGAGCATCGTGGACACTCTGCTTCCCGAGAACGTTCGACCGGACTTTGCCAACAAGATGATCGAATGTCTTCGAGAGAACAACTTCCTGCTATGCACCCGCGACATTATCTGGCCAACTTTGACGCAATACTTCCCTTGGTTACCCAGTTTCCCGAACTTTGGGATAGGCAGCATTGTTATCGACAACTCGACCATTTCAACTCCTGTCCAAAATATAACAGAACCCGGTGTCAGTTCGGACACACGGCTTTCGGAGACCGACGTGAAGACTGGCCAACACGGAGACACCACGGTGACCATAACCGATACCAGATTTTTCCCGATTTACAACGAGCTGCCGGAAACGATTATCCTCAACATTTTGAAGGCTGTGCAATTGTCATTGCCGAACTTGCCAGGCTCTCCAGTTGCGGCGAGGATCGGTGAACTGTCTCGTTATCTGACCGAACAGCAGATCAACATCGTGCAAATCGCGGAGAATTTATTACCGGTCCCATCGCGAGCAGACTTCATCGAAAACATCGTGCCATGCTTCAGAGACAGAAACTTCTTGACATGTACCAGGGACATCGTTTGGCCAACGCTCGCGCAATCTTATCCCTGGATGCCTAGCTTCCCAAATTTCGGAAGCTTGCCCCAGCTGCCCGCCACCGGTTCCGGTTCCATCAGGTTCCAAGTGTTCCTGGCGGAAAATCCATCGGCTAGCCTGGAAGCTCAGACATCGAGGAACAACGTCAATCAAAAGGCTACGGAATTAGCGTTCGAGGATGTCGAGCAAAAGATAGAGAACATTCTGTTGGATGCTCTGAAAAAATCGAACGCACAGTTCGAGAAAAGTTACTTGAACAACAGTGACCCTGCTGCTTCTCATCTGAACGAACGGcagataaatataattaatttagccAGGAGGATAATACCGGCATCGAATCGTACACCGTACGTCGCTAGAATGTTGGACTGCACGAAGCGTTACAATTACTTGGCTTGTACGAACAACGTTACGTGGCCGATCTTGAAGCAATTTATACCATCCTTGCCGGACTTAGTCAGTCTTAGCGAACTGTTGATTCAGTTCCCCAGCATCGTTCAGATTCCTGAGTATATCGGTATTCCAGCTGCTGATTCTCTGGCTAATTATTTTCTAGGCACCTCTCAACCTTCGGCAATTCCACAAATTCCGACCGGAATTTCTCAACTGCCAACCGTCATCCCTCAGTTACCCGCTAATCCAGGCTCGGGAGGATCGAACCAGAACTCTTCGGCTTCGCTGATTCCCTCTCGTTCAGGAACAGAAGAAATTCAAGCGACTAAAACATCATCGATCACGCCGTCAGTAG GTAACGAAGGAGTCATCCCCGAGTACGCAGGGCAACCGTCAGGAATCCTCTTAGACATTTCGAACGAGAAAGTTAATTTACCCGGTAACGCTTCGCAATTAGGAACAACAGATTCGACGAAAGTTAAAAGCAGGAAACGTAGAAGTAGCTCAGAAATTTTTAACACTTATTACGAGACCGAAAACGCGTCAGACAGTTCTACGTCAACGCCTAACACGTTTCCAAACATCACGGAATCCGAATACCTTCAGCTTCTCATTCGAATTAGAGAAAACGCGAAACAGACTGGCACGGGttttcaaaaatcgaaacagTACCTCGTGGACGGTTTAAATTCTACGATCAGGGACTCGTTGACCGCTGATCAATACGAAATTCTGAAGATAGTCGAGGATCTGGATGATAGAGGATCAGGCAAAGGAATCGGCTCGCAAGTGATACAATGTATTTTGAGTCTCAGCTTCATCAGATGCGTGGGTATATTCGTTTGGCCTCTGATCGTCAGCAATTTACCTTCCTTGCTTCCCAGTCTCCCGAGTTTCGGTATCTTTGGACGTTCGATGGAGACGGAAAATCAGGTGCAGCAATTTTTCGACATGTCCACCGAGGACTTCGAGAAGGAGCTGTTGAAGAGAAAGAATTCTATCGAACAGCTTCTGCTTGATTGGTACAGAAAACTGGCCGAGGACGAGTATCAGGTGAACGTGGGTTTCCTGAAGATCAAAGGCTATGGAAACAACGAGGTCGGAATTAGCGTGACAGGTTTCAGAGAAGGTAGAGGTGCGAAGATCAAAGACAACAAAAATTTGCCTAGTATATTGACCATCATCAGCGATATCATGGAGGAGGTTTTGGATCAACGTCCCGAAGGCGAGAAACCGAAAAAGGAGAAggataagaaagaaagaagcatAGACGATCTCGAGCATAGAGACATTGATATTCAATTCCTGAAGGACAGCGAGGAATACCTGGATATTAAAAGATCCATGAACGACGATGAGATCATCGCCATGTTTCTGAATAAAATCAAATCGAGCGATCCAGGGGTAGATGACGATAACGTGAAGTACTTCGATCTCGAGGACGCGTACAACGCTTTTGGAGTGCTTTTCGGTACGAAATTACACGAGAAGCTTGCGCGCAACGCAGACTCGCAGCTCGGGTCTTTGGACGAGAACGTAGAATCGCGGAAGGAAGTGGATATCGTGTCTTTGGAGTCTCAAAAGGGCTTCGACGAACTGAAGGTGCTGCCTCTGAGCCAAATAACCTATGACTTTGAAAAAGAGTCCCCCGGGGACCAAGAAGAGAAACAACGACAGAAACGAGCCAAGAATCTTTTTAAATCTTTCCTGGAAAAACACTCGGACAATTATCTGAGGGACTCTGATGCGGAAAAGGTGGAAGATGTCGATGAGAATAAAATCATCGTGGAAGAGCCAGAAGAAAAGAGTAGAAGATCAGGGTTGATTATCCGGTTACCACAATTGGACGACCAGATTATATCGAAGAAAATGACAAACTCCATGACGGAGCTGGCTAGGGGGATGAAAATGAAGATGGGCCAGATGTTACCAGGGTTCGGGATGGTTTTATCATTTCTCATTCAAATAGGTCTGGCTCATGCACGTGCAGCTGCCTCGATGGCTGGTATGATCAGTAACATGGCGTTGGGTTCGGCTATCGTTGGAATGATACGAGACTCGTTTTTCGGCGGCAACAGTCATCCACAGATCAAATACGTTTACGATAACCACAAGACTGGACCGGGTATCACTTGGCCCTCTCAATACGGACATCGTCATGGGTACTAG